CGGCGACGAGGTCGAGAACCTCGAGGTCGGCGACCGGGTCGTCGTCCCCTTCACGATCAGCTGCGGCTCCTGCTGGTTCTGCGAGGAGGACCTCTACTCGCTCTGTGACAACTCGAACCCCAACGCCGAGATGGCCCGCAAGATGATGGGCCAGTCGCCGGCCGGCCTGTTCGGCTACTCCCACCTGCTGGGCGGCTACGCCGGCGGCCAGGCGGAGTACCTGCGGGTACCCTACGCCGACGTCGGTCCGATCAAGATCGAGTCCGACGTTCCCGACGAGCAGGTGCTGTTCCTCTCCGACGTCTTCCCGACGGGGTACATGGCCGCCGAGAACGCCGATATCGAGCCGGAGGACACCGTCGCCGTCTGGGGCTGTGGCCCGGTCGGCCAGTTCGCCGTCCAGAGCGCACAGATGATGGGCGCGAACCAGGTGATCGCCATCGACCGCGTCCCCGAACGCCTCGAGATGGCCGGGACACACGGCGACGCGGAGACGATCAACTACGAGCACGCGGACGTCTACGACCAGTTGATGTCGATGACCGGCGGTCGCGGCCCGGACCGCTGTATCGACGCGGTCGGGACGGAGGCCCACGGGACGGGTCTCGACGGCGTCTCCGACCGCGTCAAGGAAGGCGCGAAGCTGCAGGACGATCGCCCGTACGTGCTCCGCGAGGCCATCAAGTGCTGTCGCAAGGGCGGCACCCTCTCGGTGCCCGGCGTCTACCTCGGGCGCGCGAACGTCCCCTTCGGCCCGCTGATGAACAAGGCGCTGACGGTCAAGACGGGACAGACGCACATGCAGCGCTACCTCGACCCGCTGCTGGGGAAGATCGAGGAGGGCGAGATCGACCCCTCCTTCATCATCTCCCACCAGGTCGGCCTCGAGGACGGGCCGGAGATGTACCAGACGTTCAACGACAAGGAGGACGACTGCATCAAGGTCGTGATGACGCCCTGAGGCGATTCGGGCCGGCGGCGTAACGGGTCGGTCCCCGCCGTCCTGCGACGAACGCGCCAACCCTTTTGCGCTGCGCGGATTCACGCCCGATATGTTCCACGGCGAGGAGTTCTGGCTCGTTCGCTTCCTCTTCCAGCGGGGGCTGGCGTTGCTGTACCTGCTGGCGTTTCTCGTCGCCGCGTTCCAGTTCCGGCCGCTGGCCGGCGAGGACGGCCTGTTGCCCCTCGAGTGGTACGCCGAGGGCGCCGACTTCCGCGAGCGGCCGAGCCTCTTCTACTTCGTCCCGAGCGATCGGGCGATCGCCGTCGTCGCGTGGTCCGGCGTCGTCCTCTCGGCGCTGGCGCTGGTCGGGTTGCCATACTGGCTGCCGGAGCCGTATCCGACGCCGGTCTCGGTGGTGCTCTGGGCCTTCATGTGGGCGCTCTACCAGTCGTTCGTCAACGCCGGGCAGACCTTCTACGGCTACGGCTGGGAGTCGATGCTGCTCGAGACGGGCTTTCTCGCGATCTTCCTCGGCGCCGGAGCGGTGGCACCGCCGGTCGTCATCCTCCTGCTCCTGCAGTGGGTGCTCTTTCGCAACATGTTCGGTGCGGGCCTGATCAAACTCCGCGGAGACGACTGCTGGCGCGACCTCTCTTGCATGGACTACCACTACGAGACCCAGCCGATTCCGAACCCGCTGAGCTGGTTCGCCCACCACCTCCCGAAGCGGTTCCACCGGTTCGAGACGTTCGGGAATCACGTCGTCGAACTGCTGATCCCCTTCTTGTATTTCGCCCCGCACCCCGCCTCGTCGCTGGCGGGCGCGGCGACGATCGGCTTCATGGGCTGGCTGATGCTCACCGGCAACTTCGCATGGCTGAACGCGCTGACGATCGTACTGGCGATCGCGACGTTCAGCGACGGGGCCCTCGAGTGGGCGCTGCCGGTGACGGCGCCCGAGACCGTCGCGACGCCGCTCTCCCTCGAGGGCGCGGCGATTCTGGTCGCGATCGTCGTGGTCGCGATGAGCGTCCGACCGATCGAGAACATGCTCTCGGAGAGCCAGACGATGAACACGGCCTACGATCCGCTCCACCTCGTCAACACCTACGGCGCGTTCGGCTCGATCACGCGGGATCGCTACGAGATCGTCATCGAGGGGACCAGCGACGATGAAATAACTGAGGAGACCGAGTGGGAGCCCTACCGGTTCGAGGGGAAGCCGACCGACCTCGAGCGGCGGCCGCCTCAACTCGCGCCCTACCACCTCCGGCTGGACTGGCAGCTCTGGTTCGCCGCTATGGCGCCCTCCCCGCGCCGCCACCCGTGGTTCACTCGCTTGCTGGCGAAACTGCTCGAGCAGGACGACGACACGCGGGCGTTGCTGGCCGCGGACCCGTTCGCCGAGCGCGAAGAGTCGCCGACGCACATTCGCGCGGTCCGGTACCGCTATCGGTTCACGACGCCCGAGGAACGGGCGGAGACCGGCCGGTGGTGGGAACGCGAGCGCGTCGGCACCTACGTCGCGCCCGCGTCGCTCGAGGAACTGCGGCTCCGCGGGCCGGGGCTGTGAGCGGCGGGACTCCACGCGGCCGAAATCGAAGCTCCCCGCTCGAGCGCTTATCGGCCGGCTTACCGCTCGTCGTCCGACTGCTGGCGCGCCGGCGGCGTCTTCGACAGTAACTGGCCCCACTTGTCGCGGTTGTCCGCCACCTGCCGGTAGCCCCACTCGCGGATCCGCGCGTAGTCCTCGAAGTTCCGCAGGAAGCCGAGCGTTTCGGCAACGGGGCCGCCGCTGTCATACCGGCGCAGCGCCTCCTCGATCGACGCCCCGCAGGAGTAGACGCGGGTTTCGGTCACGAGATGGGAGCACTCCTCGTAGTACTCCGGCAACCGCTCGCGGAGTTCGGGGTGGTCCGGCAGGTCGCTAAACCCCACGATGCGGAGGTCCGTCCGCTCGTCGAAGTAGTCGGCCCACCAGGTACAGAAGCCGCAGTCGTCGTCGTAGACGAGGGTCGGCTCGAGCATGGCTAGCGGTACGGGCTCGAGACACAAACCGCTGACTCGGATTCGCCGCCGGGACGGCACGCGAGGCGGGGCCGTCGAACGGTCGGATACTTGA
This portion of the Haloterrigena gelatinilytica genome encodes:
- a CDS encoding zinc-dependent alcohol dehydrogenase — translated: MRALTWHGEKDVRVSEVPRPEIVEPTDAIVEITATAICGSDLHLYNDRMPGMREGDVLGHEPMGEVVETGDEVENLEVGDRVVVPFTISCGSCWFCEEDLYSLCDNSNPNAEMARKMMGQSPAGLFGYSHLLGGYAGGQAEYLRVPYADVGPIKIESDVPDEQVLFLSDVFPTGYMAAENADIEPEDTVAVWGCGPVGQFAVQSAQMMGANQVIAIDRVPERLEMAGTHGDAETINYEHADVYDQLMSMTGGRGPDRCIDAVGTEAHGTGLDGVSDRVKEGAKLQDDRPYVLREAIKCCRKGGTLSVPGVYLGRANVPFGPLMNKALTVKTGQTHMQRYLDPLLGKIEEGEIDPSFIISHQVGLEDGPEMYQTFNDKEDDCIKVVMTP
- a CDS encoding lipase maturation factor family protein; this encodes MFHGEEFWLVRFLFQRGLALLYLLAFLVAAFQFRPLAGEDGLLPLEWYAEGADFRERPSLFYFVPSDRAIAVVAWSGVVLSALALVGLPYWLPEPYPTPVSVVLWAFMWALYQSFVNAGQTFYGYGWESMLLETGFLAIFLGAGAVAPPVVILLLLQWVLFRNMFGAGLIKLRGDDCWRDLSCMDYHYETQPIPNPLSWFAHHLPKRFHRFETFGNHVVELLIPFLYFAPHPASSLAGAATIGFMGWLMLTGNFAWLNALTIVLAIATFSDGALEWALPVTAPETVATPLSLEGAAILVAIVVVAMSVRPIENMLSESQTMNTAYDPLHLVNTYGAFGSITRDRYEIVIEGTSDDEITEETEWEPYRFEGKPTDLERRPPQLAPYHLRLDWQLWFAAMAPSPRRHPWFTRLLAKLLEQDDDTRALLAADPFAEREESPTHIRAVRYRYRFTTPEERAETGRWWERERVGTYVAPASLEELRLRGPGL
- a CDS encoding thiol-disulfide oxidoreductase DCC family protein; translation: MLEPTLVYDDDCGFCTWWADYFDERTDLRIVGFSDLPDHPELRERLPEYYEECSHLVTETRVYSCGASIEEALRRYDSGGPVAETLGFLRNFEDYARIREWGYRQVADNRDKWGQLLSKTPPARQQSDDER